Part of the Terrisporobacter glycolicus ATCC 14880 = DSM 1288 genome is shown below.
CTTTTAAAACATCTTTAAATTCCATTTATTCTTCCCCCATATTAAAATCTTCTTCAACGCCCATTTTATTAAATTTACTTATTTTAAGTTCTGCATCTTCTAATAATTTATTACAATGTTTAAATAATTTTATTCCTTCTTCATATAAATTTAATGAATCATCTAAACTAGTATTTTTTGATTCTAATTTCATCAAAATATCTTCTAATTTTTCATAAGCTTCTTCGTAAGTAAGTTTCATGATTATACCTCTTTGTCATTAATTTTATTTACATTACACTCTAAACCACCATCTTTTAAAGTTATATTTATATTCTCATTTACATCTACTTCTTTTATAGAATTAATAACTTTATTATTTTTTTCAACAATAGAATATCCTCTACTTATTGTAGCAAGAGGACTTAAGTTATGTAATAGAGCTGCTTTTTTTGAAAGCTTTTCTTTAGAAGTCTCAAAGTTTTGTTCTAATCTAAAATTTATTTTATCATAAATTTGATCTAACTGTATAACTTTGTCCCTGATTACATAGTTTTTCATATAATTATTTATTTTTTCAAAGGTATTCACAAGCTTTTCATTATCTAATATTACTTGATTATTTAAAGACCTATTCATTCTATTTCTTATATTATCCAATTTATAGTAAATTTGTGACAAGTCTGGTGTAGCTATTTCTGCCGCTGCAGATGGCGTTGGTGCCCTCATATCAGATACAAAGTCACAAATTGTAAAATCTGTTTCATGGCCTACTGCAGATATTATAGGTATTTTTGATTTGAATACTTCTCTTGCTACTATTTCTTCATTAAAAGACCAAAGTTCTTCTAAAGAACCTCCTCCTCTGCCTACTATTATGGTATCCACATTTTCCATTTTATTAAAAAAAGTAATTCCTTCACAAATATCTTTAGCAGATTTTTCTCCTTGAACATTTACAGGATATAATTTTATATCCACCTTTGGAAATCTTCTTTTAGTAACGTTTATAATATCTCTTATGACAGCACCAGTAGGTGATGTTACTATACCTATAGCTTTTGGCATACTAGGTATTTCTTTTTTATATTTAGTATCAAACAATCCTTCTTTTTTTAGTTTTTCTTTTAATTTATTAAACTCAATATATAAATTACCTATCCCTTCAATTTCCACCTCATTTATATAAAGTTGATAGGCACCATCTCTCTCATATACAGAAATATATCCTGATGCAATTATTTTAACACCATTGTCTAAATTTAAACTTTTATCATAGTTATTTTTAAAAATAATACAATTTAATTTTGACTTTTCATCTTTTAGTGATAAATAAGCATTGCCACTACTATGAACCTTAAAATTAGAAATTTCACCTTTTACTCTAAGGTTATAAAGAATAGGGTCATTTATTAATATTCTTTTTATATATGAATTTGCTTCGCTTATGTCTAAAGCTCTAAGTTTCATACATCCACTCCTAATAATTCTTCATTTTATTTAATCCTATTATAGCACATCCTACACCATTATCTGTTGCATATTCTTTGTCCGTAAAGTAAGCTTTTATATTTTCTCTTTTTAATTTTTCACTTAATTCTTTTTTAATGTATTCGCTTGCAGACACTCCGCCTCCAAATAAAACTTCTTTTAGCTCATACTTTTCACATATGTGAGTTAAGGATTTATACATGGATCTAACCAATGTATCTAAAAGAATTTTACTAATATATTCTTCATTGTAATCATGAATTATTTTATTAATTTGATTTTCTATTCCCGATAAATTCATATACCCTTCTCTTACACTTGTTTTTAATCCATTTTTAATTTTTTCATTGCACTTTAAAGCATTCTCATCTATATATTTTCCACAAGGAAAATTATAATTCAGTCTAACACCTAATCGATCTACTAACTGACCAAAACTCACATCTAAACTTCCACCCACAATTTCTATCTTGTAGTTATTATCTTTTCTTTCTACTAAAAGTATTTCTGTAGTCCCTCCAGACATATGAACTGCTAAAAACTTGTCTTCACTTTCCAAGTTATTGCTAAATAGGCTTGCTTCTATATGATTTTCTTGATGAGTTGTTTCATAAAAAGGACAGTTATTAATGCTGCTTAGCAATTTTGCAAAATTATATCCCACAGAAAAAACAGGCATATAAGAACTATCAACTGGTCTTGGTTTAGTTGACGCACATACACCTACAATATTATAATTTTTTAATTTATTATTTATTATTTGTGATAATTCTCCCATATTATTTACATGTTGAAAAACCGCTTCACTTTGTCTAAGACCTTTATTATCTTTTTTTACTTTTAATATTATCTTTTCATTTAATACAATCTCTTTATTAAAAGTGATAGCTGCTATAGAAGTTGTATAGCAGCTAGTATCAAGTCCTAGTATGATATTATTGTTTTTGTGTGTCATTAACAACACTTCCTAATATTCCGTTTATAAATTTAGGAGATTTATCGTCACAGTATAATTTTGCTAAATCGATAGCTTCGTTTATTGAAACCCTAACAGGTACTTCTTTGCTCATGTATACAATTTCACAAATTGAAAGTTTTAATATTGCTAAATCAACTTTTGCTATTCTATTTAGAGACCAATTTAGGGCATGTCTTGTTATTAGCTCTTCTATATCATAGCAGTGTACACTTAACTCATTGCAAACTCTTTTCATATATCCCATATCTATTGCGTTATTCATATTTACACGCTCTAAATTAACACAATTTTCATTTGAGAATTGTAATAATAATTCTTCATATCTATTTATTATGTATTCTTCGTTATTATTTAAGAAATCTTCAAAATAATTATTTATGTCTTGTAAGTCACCTTCTAATATATCTATTTGATAAATTAATTTCATTAAATATTCTCTACTTGTTATTTTTCTAGCTTTTTCAATATAACTTATTTTGCTTACATTGTCGTTTTTCATTCTTAATGAACCTCCTTCAGTCTTATTATTTACCACTTGGGCAATAAAAAACCCTCTGATTTTCAGAGGGCTTTATTTAATTTATTTAGTAATTTGCTTAGATTCTTCTTTCTTAGCTTGTTTTGCTAATTTAGCTTCTTCTTTTTTAGCTTGCTTTGCTAATTCTTTTTCTTCTTTTTCTTTCTTGAAGCTAATTTCTTGAACTTGTATATTTACTTGAGAAACTTCTAATCCAGTCATTGTTTCAACTGTATTTTTAACATTTTCTTGTACTTTAAGCGATACATCTGGTATTGACATACCATATTCAATAGTTATAACCACATCTAAAGTAACTTTACCGTCTTCCATTTGGATTTTTACACCGTTGTTTTTAAGTAATTTATCTGTTAATGAAGTTATTGTCTCTACACCTTCTACTTCTAAAGCAGCTAATCCAGCTATTGTAACTATAACATCATTCGAAATTTTAACTTGCCCTAAATTATTGTTATTTTCCATGAGATTGTTACCCCCTGTATTAAGGTTTTTATAATTATATATTATCATAGCAAATTATGGTCAGTTTTGCAAGAAAATACCTCAGCATTTTCTGAGGTTTTAGTGATTATATATTATTATAACCTAAAAATAGTAATTTAAAATCAATTTATTATTTTTGGCTATAACTATTCATTAATTTAATTTTATCGTAAGATACTCCTGCTTGTTGTGCCACTAAGTCAAATATTCTTGCTGCCTCACTCTTAGATAAATCTTGTTTGTTTACTACTACATTTACATTGCTTTCACCTATGTATACTAAAGCATTTTCGAATCCCTTAGCGCTTAATAAGTTTTCTATTTTTAATTCAGTTTCTTGATATTTAACAAGTTGAAGCTTCATATTAGATGCTTCTTCTCTTGATTTATCTGTAGTAGAAGGATTATTTATTATTTCATTTAATTCTTCTGATAAATCATTTCTTTGTTTTTCTCTTGTCATTTTCATATCAAGAATATATGTAGACTTACTCATGTTTTCCTTTGAAGTTAATTGTTCTTCTATTTCTTTACTTGTCTCAACCGATTTTTCTTTAACTGCATCACTTTCATTATCCTTACTATCTACTACAGTTATTTCTGCTGTCTCCTTACTATTCTTTTCATCTTTATCATTATTTGCTGTTTTTGTTTTGTCCGTATTTTTATCTTGCTGAGCCTGTTCATAAGCCTCAAATTCTTTAGATACAGTAAGTGCTGATTGTTTACTTAACTGATAATTTATAACCCCAACAGCTATTAGCATTGTAGATAATGCTAATACAACAAAACCTCTATTCTTAAAATTAAATTTCATTTTTATCCTCCACCCCTTATTATTTAGCATATATCTCTACTTGATGACCTGATATTTGTAGAGATGTTTTAACTGCATCATATAGTAATTCTTTTACAGCTGTATCATTGGCCCCACTTGATACTACTATTACGCCTTTTATTTTAGCCTCAGATGTTTTTAATACGACTGGGTCATTTGAATTTGATGTAATCATCGTTTTATTTTCTGTTGAGCTAGTGGTTGTCCTCTCACCTCCAGAAGAATCTTGCTCTTTAGTGGTTTCTGTTGTCGTATTAGAATTATATGCTGGAACAATTTCTTGGCTAGATTGGAAAGTAATCATAACATCCACATCTCCAGCTCCATTAATTTTTCTTAATATTTGGGTCAATTTACCTTCTAAATCTTCCTTTTCAGCTTCAGCAGAAGACGTTTTCGTTTCTGGCTCCGTGCTAACATTTGATTCTTCTTTTTTTCCATCTGGCATTACTGATATGACTATGAGAGCTAATATACAAATTCCAGCCAAAAAAATTAATGGTTTCAATTTCTTCTTTTCCATATCATTGAATAATTCGTTAAATTTTTTCAACTTACTCCAACTCCTCTTAATCAATTTCTATATCCTCAATGGATACATCTAGTACCTTTATTAAGTCTTCTTTTAGTTTACTTTCTTTTAAGTTCAGCTCACTTTTACTTCTAAACACTTCTTCTTCTTGTGTGTCATTAGATTGTATGTCCTTACTATTGTCATTATTACTGTTTTTTTCTTTTATTTTTATAGTTTCAATGTCTGATCCATTGATTTTCAAATCTTCTAATTCATACCCGTACTCGTCTAATTTGAGTTGTAACACACTTTTAAGACCATCTTTATATCCTTTGCTTAAATTTTCATTATTTGTTTTTCCTGCTAAATCATTATAACTATCCACATACATTTTTGAGTAATCGCCCATTTTTTTTAATATTGTATCTTCCAACGACATGTTACTTGAAAAAAAACTTACTACAGGACTTATTATCATAAATACGAATATGAAGTTACATACCAAATTTATATATGGCTTTACTTTAGTGTTTGGTAAAATCATATCTACAATATTAATAATAAATGCCCCTACTATAATCGATATTATCCATTCCTTTATACTAGCAATAATATATCCCTCCCTTTTACTTTAAGTTGCTACTGCACTTATGGAAGTTAATATAGCTATGGTTACAAAAAACATTATTGTTACAGCAATAATTGTAGCTAAAATTATTATCATTAAATTTGATACTTCATTTAAGAAAGAAGATATGTTATCTTCTCCGATAGGTTCTACTACTATGGCACATAATTTATATACAAGTATTACTGATAATATTTTTATTATTGGTATTAAGCATAATCCTACTAAAATTACTAATCCCACTCCACCAAATACATTTTTTATAAGCTGAGATGATGATAACAATATATCAACAGAGTCAGATACAAAACCTCCAACTACTGGAATAAAATTTCCAACAGCAAATTTAGCTGTTTTTACTGTAAACTTATCAAAGGATGTAACATATAAACCTTGTATAGATACTAGTCCAAGATATAAAGTGAATACAGCTCCCAAAGTCACTACATTAATTTGTTTGATAAACGATGATAATTTATTTAATTTAATATTGTTTGTTACGTTATTTATTACTAATATGGCAAAAGCTAAAGATATGGCTACAAATATAAATTTTTTAAATACAATATTTATAGCTGCAATTCCTCCAATAAAAATTGGATTTAATGCTGTAGATGTGATTGGAAATCCTACTAAAACTAAAAGTGAGATCATTATTGGTATAATTACATTAACAAGTCCTATAATACTTTCTATAGTTGAATAACATAATGCCAATATGTCCTTGAAACTTACAAGAGTTAATGTTACTACAGTTATAAAAACTATGTAATTTGTTACTGTGCTTATACTTGATGATGAAAAAGAATTTTCTAGACTTTTTATTATGGATGATAATAAAGCTAAAACTAAAATACTAACTGCAATTTTGATACTAGTTTTTATTCCAGAAAAAATTGCTGCTTTAATTTTGTTTTTATCAAATAAATCTAATATATTTGCTTTTCCGCTTATCAAGTCTTTTATATATGTTTTTAAATTTATGTCTTTTATTACATTATCTTCTTTTACGTATCTTTCTATTTCATCTATGTTTATTTTACTTAACTGATTATCTATATATAGATCTATGTTATTTTTAGTATCCTCATATTCTTCATCACTTTTCTTATCCTGTGCAAATGACGCAGATGTTAAAGAGAATAAAATAATTAAAACAAGACCCAAAATTTTGTTTTTCATGATAAATCATTCTCCTACTTTAAATTAAACTTATTATGGTATCTACGATGGATAAAAGTATAGGGAATGACATTGTCATAATTATTATCTTCCCCCCAAACTCCAACTTAGTCGCAATGTTTTTTTCCCCACAATCGTTACAAAGAGAAACGGCAAATTCTATAATATAGCAAATACCAATTAACTTAATTATTAAACTTATGTACATAGCTGGAATATTCACCTTATCAGCTAAAGACTGTATTCCTTCAACTATAAAATTCAACTTCATAACAACAGATAATAAAATTATTACTCCTGCTGTTATGGCAACAAAATTTGCCATTTCTGGTCTATCTTTTCTTATAACTAAACAGAGTATGGTAGAAACCATTGCAATCCCAACTAATTGCATAACTTCCAAAGTATCTCCTCCTCTTTAATAAAGTTGAAACATTGTTCTAACTGTATTAAATAAATCACTAATTTCTGTTATTACTAATCCTAAAACAATTACCACACCTACAAGAGTTGTTAGCGTTGCCCAGTCCTTTCTATCAACTTTTTCTAAAATCATATTTAATACTGATATTAATATACCAATACCTGCAACTTTTAATATCAATGCTATTTCCATATTAACCTCCTAAATTAAAATTATTCCTATACAAATACCTATAAATGTTATTAGCTTTTTATAAAGTGAACCCTTTTTAAAAATTTCTTCTTTGCTATCGCTAGTAAATTTTTTCAAATTTTCGCAAGTTAAATCTATTAATCTTTGTTGTGATTCTATATCACTTTGTCCCAGAGTTAAAAATAATTTTTTTAACTCATCTATTTCTTTATGTTGTAGATTTGTCTCCTTCTTCAGTTTTATAATATTTTCATTTAACATCTCTTCTAAGGTTCTTCCATCTTCTTTGCGTAAATCCTCTTGCATATCTTTACAAAAATTACAAAGGCAATAATCTTGTTTTAATGATGCTCTATAAAAAACTTCTTCTAATGTGTACAACCCAAAAGCTAAATCCATTCTAATTATTTCCAATATCCTAATGACTTCATTTAATTCCTTATGTCTTTTAATAAATGCTTTATGTATAATATCACCTATTAGATAACTGGCTCCTATTAGAATTCCTATAAAAAATATTTTAATTTGCAAAGTACCATCTCTTTTCTTGTAAATCATATATTTTTTCTACAGTTCCTGGTCCCCTTTTTGCAGAAAGTAAGATAACCTTTTTAAATAATTCTTCATCTAATAAATTATTTAACTCTTTTCTATTTCTTATATCTTCAATGGAGTCACCATGCACTGTGGTTATAAGCCCAACACCTCCATTCAAGGCATTGTATAAAGCTTTTATATCTTTTTCCGTACCAATTTCATCTGTTATTATTACATTTGGTGACATTGATCTTAAAACCATCATTATACCCACATCTTTTGGACATGTTTCTATAATGTCTGTCCTAATTCCCACATCCATTTGAGGTATTCCCAAATAAGAGCCTGCTATTTCATTTCTTTCATCTATTAAAGCCACATTTACACCCTTGAAGTTGTATTTCTCAGTTCCATTACTTAAATTCCTTACTATATCTCTTAAAAGTGTGGTTTTACCACACTGAGGCGGTGATATTATTATGGTGTTATTTATTTTAGTAGGACTTTTTATAATATGATCCATGACTTTGTCAGAACAGCTTTTAACTTCCTTAGATATTCTTATATTCAAAGAAGATATATGTTTTATATTTTCAACTTTTCCATTTTCAACTATGGCTTTTCCAACTATACCTACTCTGTGCCCCCCTCTTAAAGTTACAAATCCTTTTTTTATATCATCCATAAATGAGTGAATAGAGTATTTGCATATAATTTGAAAGGTCTGATCCACATCTTCTTTAGTTACTATATAAGCCTTGTCCATATTTGGGTCTAATTTATTATACTTTTCATTATAAAAGTAGTCTTTCTGGTTCCCGTTAATTATCAAAGGTTTGTTGATTCTAAGTCTTATTTCTTCAATATCCTCTCCTTGAATTGTTTTAATTTTATTCCTTAAATTAAGAGATAATGAATTAATAATTTCATCAGATAGTTTCATCACCTTGTCCTCCTCTCTTGTTTATAATATTTATATTTATTAGATGTATTAAATATTACTTTTAGAACAACTTTTGTATTCTTGAATCTGTTGACATTCTTATAAGCTATGATAGTATTTAATAATAATCAATTAAATTAAGGAGGCAAAATGATTTATTTATCATTAAAATATAGTATTCTTATAACTTTATCAGTTACTGGAGTATTTCTTTCTTTTGGATATATTTATAGTCTTATTGAAAAAAGAAATAGTTCATATGTATACTCAGCTCTTGGTAGTAAAGGAATTTTATTTACTGGTGTAATAGGTACAGCTGTTCATGAAGTTGGTCATTTAATTATGTGTTTAATATTTCATCATAAAGTAAGTGATTTTCAATTATTTAATTTCAAAGGATACAAGCATGAAGAGACACTTGGATATGTTTCTCATAGATACAATGATAGAAGTTTATATGAAAAGGCTGGAAACTTTTTTATTGGTATAGGGCCTATGATATCTGGTACTTTATTTATAATCTGTTCTTTTAAATTATTACTACCTTCTGTTTATGAAAGTATTAATATTAATAGTTATTTTACTCACTTATCTTCAATAAATATTGAAAATACTATTTTTTTACTATTTTCTCTTAGTGAAAATTTATTAATTTCTATTTTCAGTATTAATAATTTGAATAGTATCAATTTTTATATTTTTATTTACTTAATGTTTTGTGTTTCATCACATATATCTTTAAGTAAAAAGGATTTTGAAAATAGTAGTATTGGTATACTGTCCTTATTTTTGATTTTCTTCACAATTTGTTTAATTAGTATTTTTTTAAACCTCAATTTAAGTTACTTATTTCTAATTTTTATGAATATGATAATATGTGTAATATTTTTCTTATCAATAGGGTTGGTATTTTCTCTTATTTCACTTTTTATATCTTATATTGTTTACAGTATAATGATATAATCGTGAATGAATTAAAACAAAACTCAAATTAAATTCAAATTAGTAGGAGGTAAAAAGTTTGATATCAATTATTTCACCTGCCAAAAATATGAGAAATATTAAAATTAATAATATAATTCCCAAAACTATAGGCACCAATAGATATTTTACAACGGAAACAAAGGAAATAGTCCAAGTATTAAAGTCATTAAGTCCATATGATATACAGTCTTTAATGAAAATCAATGAAAAAATAGCATTTCAGTCTTATGCTTATTTCCAGGACTTTAATTTCAAAGAGGAAGGTGTATGTGGCCTTTTAGCTTATGATGGTTTAGTTTTTAAAAATATAAAGGCAGAAGATTTTGAATTTGCTAATAATCATATAAAGATACTAGATGCATTTTATGGTATCGTAAATCCTCTGGATGAAATTTTACCCTATAGACTAGAAATGCAGTATCCCATAAAAATCCAAGATAGAAATCTTTATAAGTTTTGGGATAATAAATTATATAATAAATTATATAGTGAAGATAATGTGATTGTTAATTTAGCTTCTGAAGAATATGCAAAGACCGTAAGAAGATTTTTAAATGAAAATGATATATTTATCGATATAGATTTTAAAGTCCATAAGGACGGAAAATTAAAGACTCTTGCAACATTAGCTAAAATAGCTAGGGGACAAATGGTGAAATATATAGTTGAAAATAAAATAAATAATCCTGAAGACTTAAAAAACTTTAAATTTAATAATTATAAGTTTTCTCATAATTTATCAACTAGTAGAAAATTTGTTTTCATAAAAGAAGATTAGAATAAAAAAACTTCCAAATTAATTGGAAGTTTTTTGTTTTAATTTTTTATTAGTTTTCTTCTTTATTTTCATCTTCTTTTTGGGCTTGTAAGTATGATTTTATATCTTCTACCACATTACCATTCACAAAGTTTATAGCTTGCTTTATAGCATTTTTTATAGCCTTTGAGTCTGAACTTCCATGAGCTTTTATTACTCCACCTTTTACTCCTAAGAAAGGTGCACCACCATATTCAGAATAGTCCATAAATGCTTTTAGCTTTCTTAAATCTTCTTTTATTAATAATGCTCCAAGCTTGCCTTTTGTGCTACTCATTAAAGTTTCCTTCATAAGCTTCATCATTCCCATTGCCACGCCTTCACAAGTTTTTAACATTATATTACCTGTGAAACCATCACAAACTATTACATCTGCCTTAGATTCTATAACATCTCTACCTTCCACATTACCTATGAAATTTAAGTCCATATTTTTTAACTCTTCGTAAGCTGCTTTTACTAGTTCATTTCCTTTTCCTTCTTCAGATCCAATATTTGCAAGACCGATTCTTGGATTTTCCATATTTAACACTCTTTTAAGATAAATATTGGCCATCATAGCGAACTCACTTAAATTTCTAGCTTTACAGTCTGCATTAGCTCCACCATCTGCTATTATAGTCATACTTCCTTTTATATTTGGCATACAAGGACAAAGGCAAGGTCTGTCTATTCCTTTTATTCTTCCAACTACTAAAGTAGCTCCTGTAAGCAAAGCTCCTGTACTACCTGCTGACACTATAGCATCAGCTTTCTTTTCTTTTACTAAATTCAAACCTACAACCATAGATGAATCTTTTTTTCTTCTTATTGCTTGAACTGGTTTATCTTCATTTTCTATAACTTCCATAGTATGTACTATCTCTAATTTACTTCTATTAAATTCATATGATGCAAACTCTTTTTCAAGTATTTCTTTATCTCCTGTGATTACTATTTCTACATTATATTCTTTTATAGCGTCAACAACCCCACCTACTACAGCTTTAGGAGCATTATCTCCACCCATTCCATCTACTACTATTCTCATAATTACCTCCTCGTATATTTATGTATAAACTTATATATAACTACAAAATATTATTAGTATTTTACAGT
Proteins encoded:
- the xseB gene encoding exodeoxyribonuclease VII small subunit; translated protein: MKLTYEEAYEKLEDILMKLESKNTSLDDSLNLYEEGIKLFKHCNKLLEDAELKISKFNKMGVEEDFNMGEE
- the spoIIIAE gene encoding stage III sporulation protein AE — encoded protein: MKNKILGLVLIILFSLTSASFAQDKKSDEEYEDTKNNIDLYIDNQLSKINIDEIERYVKEDNVIKDINLKTYIKDLISGKANILDLFDKNKIKAAIFSGIKTSIKIAVSILVLALLSSIIKSLENSFSSSSISTVTNYIVFITVVTLTLVSFKDILALCYSTIESIIGLVNVIIPIMISLLVLVGFPITSTALNPIFIGGIAAINIVFKKFIFVAISLAFAILVINNVTNNIKLNKLSSFIKQINVVTLGAVFTLYLGLVSIQGLYVTSFDKFTVKTAKFAVGNFIPVVGGFVSDSVDILLSSSQLIKNVFGGVGLVILVGLCLIPIIKILSVILVYKLCAIVVEPIGEDNISSFLNEVSNLMIIILATIIAVTIMFFVTIAILTSISAVAT
- the spoIIIAD gene encoding stage III sporulation protein AD; its protein translation is MQLVGIAMVSTILCLVIRKDRPEMANFVAITAGVIILLSVVMKLNFIVEGIQSLADKVNIPAMYISLIIKLIGICYIIEFAVSLCNDCGEKNIATKLEFGGKIIIMTMSFPILLSIVDTIISLI
- a CDS encoding Asp23/Gls24 family envelope stress response protein; protein product: MENNNNLGQVKISNDVIVTIAGLAALEVEGVETITSLTDKLLKNNGVKIQMEDGKVTLDVVITIEYGMSIPDVSLKVQENVKNTVETMTGLEVSQVNIQVQEISFKKEKEEKELAKQAKKEEAKLAKQAKKEESKQITK
- the xseA gene encoding exodeoxyribonuclease VII large subunit, translating into MKLRALDISEANSYIKRILINDPILYNLRVKGEISNFKVHSSGNAYLSLKDEKSKLNCIIFKNNYDKSLNLDNGVKIIASGYISVYERDGAYQLYINEVEIEGIGNLYIEFNKLKEKLKKEGLFDTKYKKEIPSMPKAIGIVTSPTGAVIRDIINVTKRRFPKVDIKLYPVNVQGEKSAKDICEGITFFNKMENVDTIIVGRGGGSLEELWSFNEEIVAREVFKSKIPIISAVGHETDFTICDFVSDMRAPTPSAAAEIATPDLSQIYYKLDNIRNRMNRSLNNQVILDNEKLVNTFEKINNYMKNYVIRDKVIQLDQIYDKINFRLEQNFETSKEKLSKKAALLHNLSPLATISRGYSIVEKNNKVINSIKEVDVNENINITLKDGGLECNVNKINDKEV
- a CDS encoding stage III sporulation protein AB, with protein sequence MIYKKRDGTLQIKIFFIGILIGASYLIGDIIHKAFIKRHKELNEVIRILEIIRMDLAFGLYTLEEVFYRASLKQDYCLCNFCKDMQEDLRKEDGRTLEEMLNENIIKLKKETNLQHKEIDELKKLFLTLGQSDIESQQRLIDLTCENLKKFTSDSKEEIFKKGSLYKKLITFIGICIGIILI
- the yaaA gene encoding peroxide stress protein YaaA, which encodes MISIISPAKNMRNIKINNIIPKTIGTNRYFTTETKEIVQVLKSLSPYDIQSLMKINEKIAFQSYAYFQDFNFKEEGVCGLLAYDGLVFKNIKAEDFEFANNHIKILDAFYGIVNPLDEILPYRLEMQYPIKIQDRNLYKFWDNKLYNKLYSEDNVIVNLASEEYAKTVRRFLNENDIFIDIDFKVHKDGKLKTLATLAKIARGQMVKYIVENKINNPEDLKNFKFNNYKFSHNLSTSRKFVFIKED
- a CDS encoding stage III sporulation protein AF; the protein is MIASIKEWIISIIVGAFIINIVDMILPNTKVKPYINLVCNFIFVFMIISPVVSFFSSNMSLEDTILKKMGDYSKMYVDSYNDLAGKTNNENLSKGYKDGLKSVLQLKLDEYGYELEDLKINGSDIETIKIKEKNSNNDNSKDIQSNDTQEEEVFRSKSELNLKESKLKEDLIKVLDVSIEDIEID
- the nusB gene encoding transcription antitermination factor NusB, translated to MKNDNVSKISYIEKARKITSREYLMKLIYQIDILEGDLQDINNYFEDFLNNNEEYIINRYEELLLQFSNENCVNLERVNMNNAIDMGYMKRVCNELSVHCYDIEELITRHALNWSLNRIAKVDLAILKLSICEIVYMSKEVPVRVSINEAIDLAKLYCDDKSPKFINGILGSVVNDTQKQ
- the spoIIIAA gene encoding stage III sporulation protein AA; the protein is MKLSDEIINSLSLNLRNKIKTIQGEDIEEIRLRINKPLIINGNQKDYFYNEKYNKLDPNMDKAYIVTKEDVDQTFQIICKYSIHSFMDDIKKGFVTLRGGHRVGIVGKAIVENGKVENIKHISSLNIRISKEVKSCSDKVMDHIIKSPTKINNTIIISPPQCGKTTLLRDIVRNLSNGTEKYNFKGVNVALIDERNEIAGSYLGIPQMDVGIRTDIIETCPKDVGIMMVLRSMSPNVIITDEIGTEKDIKALYNALNGGVGLITTVHGDSIEDIRNRKELNNLLDEELFKKVILLSAKRGPGTVEKIYDLQEKRWYFAN
- a CDS encoding SpoIIIAH-like family protein; translation: MKFNFKNRGFVVLALSTMLIAVGVINYQLSKQSALTVSKEFEAYEQAQQDKNTDKTKTANNDKDEKNSKETAEITVVDSKDNESDAVKEKSVETSKEIEEQLTSKENMSKSTYILDMKMTREKQRNDLSEELNEIINNPSTTDKSREEASNMKLQLVKYQETELKIENLLSAKGFENALVYIGESNVNVVVNKQDLSKSEAARIFDLVAQQAGVSYDKIKLMNSYSQK
- the plsX gene encoding phosphate acyltransferase PlsX yields the protein MRIVVDGMGGDNAPKAVVGGVVDAIKEYNVEIVITGDKEILEKEFASYEFNRSKLEIVHTMEVIENEDKPVQAIRRKKDSSMVVGLNLVKEKKADAIVSAGSTGALLTGATLVVGRIKGIDRPCLCPCMPNIKGSMTIIADGGANADCKARNLSEFAMMANIYLKRVLNMENPRIGLANIGSEEGKGNELVKAAYEELKNMDLNFIGNVEGRDVIESKADVIVCDGFTGNIMLKTCEGVAMGMMKLMKETLMSSTKGKLGALLIKEDLRKLKAFMDYSEYGGAPFLGVKGGVIKAHGSSDSKAIKNAIKQAINFVNGNVVEDIKSYLQAQKEDENKEEN
- the spoIIIAC gene encoding stage III sporulation protein AC → MEIALILKVAGIGILISVLNMILEKVDRKDWATLTTLVGVVIVLGLVITEISDLFNTVRTMFQLY